From Deltaproteobacteria bacterium, the proteins below share one genomic window:
- a CDS encoding response regulator, giving the protein MPQLNILVVDDDRDVCEYLEDFLTSEGYGVRVMSDPTEVLPALKQEDFHVCVLDLMMPKLNGIDLLGQIRQVDDDIAVIILTGYPSLETATSSIEHNVSAYIRKPFSINEFREALHRIAKQKGLILRREDELHAAIGRCIRELRKSRGLTLKQMSRRTNLSVSLLSQIERAESSASVSSLFKVATALDVKITDLFGDF; this is encoded by the coding sequence GTGCCTCAGCTCAACATCCTCGTCGTCGACGACGACCGCGATGTCTGTGAGTACCTCGAGGACTTCCTCACCTCGGAGGGGTACGGCGTCCGGGTCATGAGCGACCCGACGGAGGTCCTGCCGGCTCTCAAGCAGGAGGACTTCCACGTCTGCGTCCTCGACCTGATGATGCCGAAGCTCAACGGCATCGACCTGCTCGGGCAGATTCGCCAGGTCGATGACGACATCGCCGTGATCATCCTCACCGGCTATCCGAGCCTCGAAACGGCCACGTCGTCGATCGAGCACAACGTCTCCGCGTACATCCGCAAGCCGTTTTCGATCAACGAGTTCCGCGAGGCGCTGCACCGCATCGCCAAACAAAAGGGCCTGATCCTGCGCCGCGAAGACGAACTACACGCGGCGATCGGCCGGTGCATCCGCGAGTTGCGCAAAAGCCGGGGGCTCACGCTCAAGCAGATGTCGCGGCGCACCAACCTGTCGGTGTCGCTGCTGTCTCAGATCGAGCGGGCGGAGTCCTCGGCCTCCGTGTCGTCGCTGTTCAAGGTGGCGACGGCGCTCGACGTCAAGATCACCGACCTGTTCGGCGACTTCTGA